The Verrucomicrobiota bacterium genomic interval GACCGTATTTGTCCTACCCCCCCTGTTAGCCTGTACGCAGAAAGTATAACGAAAGGCTAACAATGAATACGCAAATACAACAGATGGAACTCGGCTTCAACGCGCGGAACAACCCGCGTCCCGTGCTGCGCCCGCAACGTCGCATGGCGGGTGCGAGTTGGTGGTTTATGCAGATGCGCGCCGCCGTGGATCGCGCCACCGACTGGCGCAACGCCCCGCCCGCCCCACCCGTGCAAGAACCCTTGGTGCTGGCCGCGCAGGGGCGATGAGGTCCCCCAGCTTCTCTCCGCCCATAACTCAAGGAGTTATGGTGCGATATAAATTGATGGCCGCATTGGTGCCTCCGGAGAGAAATATGTCTATGGCCCCATCACCATTCAAGGTGTTTGACCCGAAGGTCTCCCAATCCGGAAGCAGCAGATTATGTGATCGTTGAACGACATACGCCTGATTGGCAGCCCCCTGCAAGGTGAGCATGATCTGGCTGCCTTGCTGGCGTGTGGACGCAGCCACACATGCGGTCAATGAGTACAACGTGCCGAAATCCATGCCGCCAGCCTGCACCGTGGAACCATAAAGGCGACCTGAGCGCCCCATCGTCAGGCCGCTTTGTGGACAGCATCCCAGTGTATTCGGCGCAAAGTGTTGCACCACGGTTTGCACGTTACCGGTTTTATCAAACAAGCACACGGTTCCAACGTCATTGCTGCCGCCCCGGTCCGTGATTCCATAAAAATAGCCATTGGAAGCTTGCACCAGTCCAGACCATGGATTGCCGCCATTGACGCTGTTTATGCCACCGAATCTTCTCAAAATGGCATACCCGCTACCATTGGTGCTAATCCGATACAAAATACCGTTACCGTTTAACCCCACAGTATCCCCCATAGCCGTGCCATACAACATGCCGTCGCGGTTCAACACCAATGCGCCCCAAGGGTAGCAACCATCGGTGCCGCCAGTGAAAGTCTTCAGTACCGTGACGGTTCCGGTATTGGTGTTGGCAGCGTAAATTAAACCGCAGGAAGCAGTCCCACCATAACAGGTGGTTCCATAGACCATACCATTCGCATCAACGGTCAGGCCAAGTCCAGGCAATGACCCATTGACGGATAGAAAGGTACACACCACGGAGTAATTACTACCGTCTCGGTCCAGACGAAAGACCGTTCCCCGCTCAGACGCGCCACCACGATAGGTAGCCCCATACAATATTCCCCCTGCCTCCATGATGGTATAAGGATTTCGGCCATCACCTCCGGCACTGGTGAAACTCTTCAACACTGAATAGTTGTCGCCATTGGTGGATACTCGAAAAACAGTTCCGTAATTGGAGAAACCGCCAGAGTAAGTGACCCCATATAGCATTCCATCGCCGCTTTCACGCAGCATACTGGGATAACAACCATCGCCGTTGGTAGAAGTAAAATGGTGAAGCACAACAGCATTATTGCCATCTGGATTCATGCTGAAAATGGTACCCAAGTCGTTACTGCCGCCGCCTTCAGTAATACCATAGACTACTCCTGAACTGGATTGAAATACCGTGCCAGGATAACTTCCATCTCCACCGCTGACGCTGAAATGAAGAAACGGGGAGAACAATCCACCACCCTCGGGAAGTCCAAAAATGGTTCCGTAATCGCTGGCGCCGCCGCGGTAAGTGGTGCCGTATAGAATGCCATCGCTACCTTTTATCAGTCCAGCCTCAGGATGAGCGCCATTGGCATAAATGCCAAAAAAGTTGGTCAATTCCTGAATACCGCCACCGCCATCTTTCGCCAGCTTGAAAATTGTCCCGACATTATTGGTTCCTCCCTGGTAGGTAGTGCCATACAGTGCTCCATCACTGCCTTCCAATAACCTGGCGTGTGGATAGCGACCTCCAGCAGTATTGGTAAAATTGGCTACCACCGCATAACCGCTTCCATTCTGATTTAGCCTGAAAACGGTTCCCATATCCGCCAATCCGCCTTTACGGGTACAGCCGTACAGCAAACCGTCTCCGCCAAGCATAAGGCTGGCACAAGGAAACCGTCCTTCAATAGTGGTTCCGGTGCCCATAAAACTCCGCAATACAGCAAACCCGCTACCATCCTTGTTGATACTGAAAATTGTTCCACGATTGGTGATGCCGCCGACAAATGTTGTCCCGAAAAGGACGCCTTGGGAGCCTTCAATCACGGCGGCAAACGGCTTTCCGCCATCATTGGTTCTTCCTGTAAAACTTTTCACTATGGCATAATTGGCTCCATCGGGATCAAGCCGAAACAACGTTCCCCGGTTGCTGGCACCGCCACCGTAAGTAGTTCCGTACAGTTTGCCATCACTTGCCAGAATGAGTTCCGCGCGCGGATACCTGCCATCCAATCCATTGGTAAAAAAGTGTTTTAGAATGATATAATTGCCGCCTTCCGAAGCCAGCCTAAAAACCGTCCCGGCATCGTTACTGCCGCCATAGCACGTGGTGCCATAGAATATGCCATTACTGCCCTTCAACAATCCCGCGTAAGGCCGGGCA includes:
- a CDS encoding choice-of-anchor tandem repeat GloVer-containing protein; translated protein: MAVTLALLFGVLVTAHSESTLLKSFGHANLSGANSRAALSEGDSGDLFGTTEYGGQYGMGTVFKVNRAGTNYQVLLSFSGTNGDGARPYAGLLKGSNGIFYGTTCYGGSNDAGTVFRLASEGGNYIILKHFFTNGLDGRYPRAELILASDGKLYGTTYGGGASNRGTLFRLDPDGANYAIVKSFTGRTNDGGKPFAAVIEGSQGVLFGTTFVGGITNRGTIFSINKDGSGFAVLRSFMGTGTTIEGRFPCASLMLGGDGLLYGCTRKGGLADMGTVFRLNQNGSGYAVVANFTNTAGGRYPHARLLEGSDGALYGTTYQGGTNNVGTIFKLAKDGGGGIQELTNFFGIYANGAHPEAGLIKGSDGILYGTTYRGGASDYGTIFGLPEGGGLFSPFLHFSVSGGDGSYPGTVFQSSSGVVYGITEGGGSNDLGTIFSMNPDGNNAVVLHHFTSTNGDGCYPSMLRESGDGMLYGVTYSGGFSNYGTVFRVSTNGDNYSVLKSFTSAGGDGRNPYTIMEAGGILYGATYRGGASERGTVFRLDRDGSNYSVVCTFLSVNGSLPGLGLTVDANGMVYGTTCYGGTASCGLIYAANTNTGTVTVLKTFTGGTDGCYPWGALVLNRDGMLYGTAMGDTVGLNGNGILYRISTNGSGYAILRRFGGINSVNGGNPWSGLVQASNGYFYGITDRGGSNDVGTVCLFDKTGNVQTVVQHFAPNTLGCCPQSGLTMGRSGRLYGSTVQAGGMDFGTLYSLTACVAASTRQQGSQIMLTLQGAANQAYVVQRSHNLLLPDWETFGSNTLNGDGAIDIFLSGGTNAAINLYRTITP